Proteins found in one bacterium genomic segment:
- a CDS encoding GNAT family N-acetyltransferase: MQDKGLRVKLALDDEGHVGGMIQYMPIEHAFAEGRHLYFINCIWVHGHQKGRGNFQKKGMGTALLQAAEDDAKALGAKGIAAWGVPLPFWMKAAWFKKQGYLKVDQQGFLGEVLLWKPFTEDAIPPQWVRPKKQPERFPGKVTVTAFCNGWCPAQNMVFERAKRAAAELGDKVEFRAIDTLPRETFMEWGIADALFVDGKQVRTGPPPSYQKIKRVIAKRAKKIQDR, encoded by the coding sequence ATGCAGGACAAGGGTCTCCGCGTGAAACTCGCGCTGGATGATGAGGGCCATGTCGGCGGCATGATTCAGTACATGCCCATCGAGCACGCCTTTGCGGAAGGCAGGCATTTGTACTTCATCAACTGCATCTGGGTACACGGCCACCAAAAGGGCAGGGGAAATTTTCAGAAAAAAGGAATGGGAACAGCATTGTTGCAGGCCGCTGAAGATGATGCGAAAGCATTGGGAGCAAAAGGCATTGCCGCTTGGGGAGTTCCCCTGCCGTTTTGGATGAAGGCCGCATGGTTCAAGAAACAGGGATACCTCAAGGTCGATCAACAAGGATTTTTGGGAGAGGTTCTCCTGTGGAAACCTTTCACCGAAGATGCAATTCCGCCCCAATGGGTTCGACCAAAGAAACAACCGGAAAGATTTCCCGGCAAGGTCACGGTCACCGCGTTTTGCAACGGCTGGTGTCCGGCACAGAATATGGTCTTTGAGAGAGCCAAGCGGGCCGCCGCGGAGTTGGGCGACAAGGTCGAGTTCCGCGCGATTGATACCTTGCCGCGCGAGACTTTTATGGAATGGGGCATTGCCGATGCCTTGTTTGTCGACGGCAAGCAGGTGCGAACCGGACCGCCGCCGTCTTATCAGAAAATCAAGCGAGTCATCGCCAAACGAGCAAAGAAAATTCAGGATCGATAA
- a CDS encoding pyruvate kinase — MKVGRKRIEKMIAQIDAICKNARKLEKQYGTALTRMHPALRKGAINLLHYLALRAQDIRALQDKLGFLGVSRLGRAESHVMASLLAVREILSRFAKLKPPDNATPIVSFKQGKKLLRSNTNALLGKKLKGSKARIMVTLSNEAAADKALVQDLVAAGMSCARINCAHDDEAVWRAMIANVKRAKRKTGRNCKICMDLGGPKLRTGALRPGPQVLHLQPQRDWYGHVISPARVWLAAAGVQPPSAADAFFPVSTAGFEHIEKGGKIRFTDARGKRCTLVIGERQAGGRWASCYDSAYVTPGTELYRDNQNAVVARVGELPAVEQCLMLKIGDTLVLHADPTPGEPAHYDENGELLRPAHIACTLPAVFRNVKPGEPILFDDGKIEGIIRSAAEDALQVEITYAKEEGAKLRVDKGINLPESELKLTGLTDKDQRDLQFATKHADLVSLSFVNGPQDVMALLRALKRLRAKLGLIVKIETQRGFRNLPAILLAAMRNHPVGVMIARGDLAIEAGWRNLAGLQEEILWLCEAAHLPIIWATQVLETLAKKGIPSRAEISDAAMAQQAECVMLNKGPHILQTVRMLDDILKSMEEYHQKKAPMLPPLKAAGELSFKRKKR; from the coding sequence ATGAAAGTCGGTCGCAAAAGAATCGAGAAGATGATTGCGCAGATCGATGCGATCTGCAAGAATGCGCGCAAGCTGGAAAAGCAGTATGGCACAGCGCTGACACGAATGCACCCGGCGCTCCGCAAGGGGGCCATCAATTTGTTGCACTATCTCGCCCTGCGTGCCCAAGACATTCGTGCTTTGCAGGACAAGCTCGGCTTTCTTGGCGTTTCCCGTCTGGGCCGCGCCGAGAGCCACGTGATGGCCAGCTTGCTTGCGGTCAGAGAAATTCTGTCGCGCTTCGCCAAACTCAAACCGCCGGACAATGCGACGCCGATCGTTTCATTCAAGCAAGGCAAAAAGCTCTTGCGCAGTAACACCAACGCGCTGCTGGGCAAGAAGCTGAAAGGAAGCAAGGCGCGCATCATGGTCACGCTGTCGAACGAAGCCGCCGCGGACAAAGCGTTGGTTCAGGATTTGGTTGCCGCCGGCATGAGTTGCGCGCGTATCAATTGCGCCCACGACGATGAAGCGGTTTGGCGGGCCATGATCGCCAACGTCAAGCGCGCCAAACGCAAGACCGGGAGAAACTGCAAAATCTGCATGGATCTCGGCGGGCCCAAGTTGCGCACCGGTGCGCTGCGACCCGGGCCGCAAGTGCTTCACCTGCAGCCGCAGCGGGATTGGTACGGCCATGTCATCTCTCCGGCGCGCGTTTGGCTGGCTGCCGCGGGCGTGCAACCACCTTCTGCCGCTGATGCCTTTTTTCCCGTCTCGACTGCTGGATTCGAGCATATCGAAAAGGGCGGCAAGATTCGCTTCACGGATGCGCGCGGAAAACGCTGCACGTTGGTGATTGGCGAAAGGCAAGCCGGTGGCCGTTGGGCGAGTTGCTACGATTCGGCTTATGTCACGCCGGGTACCGAGCTGTATCGCGACAACCAGAATGCCGTCGTGGCGCGCGTGGGCGAGCTGCCGGCGGTGGAGCAGTGTCTCATGTTGAAAATCGGCGACACGCTCGTGCTTCATGCCGATCCGACTCCCGGCGAGCCGGCGCACTATGATGAGAATGGCGAGCTGTTGCGGCCCGCACACATTGCCTGCACCTTGCCGGCAGTCTTTCGCAATGTCAAACCTGGAGAACCGATTCTGTTCGACGACGGCAAGATCGAGGGCATCATTCGCTCCGCAGCGGAGGATGCTCTGCAAGTCGAGATCACTTACGCCAAAGAGGAAGGTGCCAAGCTGCGCGTCGACAAAGGGATCAATCTTCCGGAGAGTGAATTGAAACTGACCGGCCTGACGGACAAAGACCAGCGTGACCTCCAGTTCGCCACCAAGCATGCCGACCTAGTCAGTCTCTCTTTTGTGAATGGGCCGCAGGATGTCATGGCCTTGCTCAGGGCGCTCAAGCGATTGCGCGCCAAGCTCGGTTTGATCGTGAAGATCGAAACGCAGCGCGGCTTCCGCAACTTGCCGGCCATCCTCCTGGCGGCCATGCGAAATCATCCGGTGGGTGTCATGATTGCGCGCGGCGATCTCGCCATTGAAGCGGGTTGGAGAAATTTGGCGGGATTACAGGAAGAAATCTTGTGGCTCTGCGAAGCGGCGCATCTGCCGATCATCTGGGCGACCCAGGTGCTGGAAACCCTGGCGAAAAAGGGCATACCCTCACGCGCGGAGATTTCCGACGCCGCCATGGCGCAGCAGGCCGAATGCGTCATGCTGAACAAAGGTCCGCATATTTTGCAGACCGTGCGCATGCTCGATGACATCTTGAAGAGCATGGAGGAATATCACCAGAAAAAAGCGCCGATGTTGCCGCCGCTCAAGGCCGCGGGCGAGTTGAGTTTCAAACGGAAAAAAAGGTGA
- a CDS encoding DUF418 domain-containing protein has protein sequence MDVLRGCAVLGILIMNIQSYAMIGAAYINPTAYGDLSGWNEWVWILSHVFGDQKFMTLFSIMFGAGIVLMSGRAEEKERRAAGLHYRRIFWLFVIGMMHAYLLWYGDILVTYAVCAILVFLLRKLSPPKLLLTGLVVLAVPALLYWLFGWSMQFWPPESVEGLRLSWKPGAEAIAKEITAYQSGWLDQMAQRAPTAFWFQTFLFLIFQSWRAGGLMLVGMALLKWGVLTAQRPLRFYRTMLAAGFVTGLPVVIYGVLRNFAAGWSLDYSMFFGWQFNYWGSLFMASAYVGVVMLACQTKPLEKFTRPFAAVGRLALSNYLLQTLICTTIFYGHGFGLFGKVERAGQVLIVLAIWVVQLIVSPIWLRYFRFGPAEWLWRSLTYWKIQPMRNPV, from the coding sequence TTGGATGTCTTGCGCGGCTGCGCGGTGCTGGGCATTCTCATCATGAACATCCAAAGCTACGCGATGATCGGAGCGGCGTACATCAATCCCACCGCGTACGGCGACCTGAGCGGTTGGAACGAATGGGTCTGGATTTTGAGTCACGTTTTCGGCGATCAAAAATTCATGACGCTGTTCTCGATCATGTTCGGCGCCGGAATCGTGTTGATGAGCGGCAGAGCGGAAGAGAAAGAGCGCCGCGCCGCCGGTTTGCATTATCGCCGCATTTTTTGGCTGTTCGTCATCGGCATGATGCACGCCTATCTGCTGTGGTATGGCGATATTCTGGTGACATACGCAGTGTGCGCCATACTCGTTTTTCTCTTGCGCAAGCTCTCTCCGCCCAAACTGCTCCTCACCGGCCTTGTTGTTCTTGCGGTGCCGGCTTTACTTTATTGGCTGTTCGGTTGGTCGATGCAATTCTGGCCGCCGGAGAGTGTCGAAGGATTGCGGCTGAGTTGGAAGCCGGGTGCTGAGGCTATTGCCAAAGAAATCACTGCCTATCAAAGCGGCTGGTTGGATCAAATGGCGCAGCGAGCGCCGACGGCCTTCTGGTTTCAGACGTTTCTTTTTTTGATCTTTCAAAGTTGGCGCGCCGGCGGATTGATGCTGGTTGGCATGGCGTTGCTCAAGTGGGGCGTGCTCACGGCGCAACGCCCGCTGCGCTTTTATCGGACGATGCTGGCAGCCGGTTTTGTCACTGGCCTGCCCGTGGTGATTTACGGCGTGTTGCGCAATTTCGCCGCCGGCTGGTCGCTCGACTATTCGATGTTCTTTGGCTGGCAATTCAACTATTGGGGCAGTCTGTTCATGGCCTCCGCCTATGTCGGTGTGGTGATGCTCGCTTGCCAAACGAAGCCATTGGAGAAATTCACCCGTCCCTTTGCCGCGGTTGGCCGCTTGGCGCTATCGAACTATTTGCTCCAAACCCTCATCTGTACCACGATTTTTTACGGACACGGCTTCGGCTTATTCGGCAAAGTGGAGCGCGCCGGACAAGTGCTAATCGTGCTGGCGATATGGGTTGTTCAGCTCATCGTATCTCCAATTTGGCTTCGCTATTTCAGATTTGGCCCAGCAGAATGGCTGTGGCGTTCGCTCACTTATTGGAAGATTCAGCCGATGCGAAATCCGGTTTGA
- a CDS encoding protein kinase has product MIGQTISHYKIIEKLGGGGMGVVYKAEDTKLKRLVALKFLPPELTRDEEAKERFIHEAQAAAALDHPNICDIHEIGETEEGQLFIVMAYYAGETLKKQMARGKLQVAEVIDIAIQVAQGLAKAHEHGMTHRDIKPANIMVTSEGAAKIVDFGLAKLAGQVQLTKAGTTLGTAAYMSPEQTHGQDVDHRADIWAFGVVLYEMLTGQLPFKGEYEQAIIYSILNETPHPIASLRANVPPELERIVNLCLAKKATDRYQQMTELLADLRALKQSLEYGASQRSLAGSAQPPRKLAYLYGAGVVVLALLVGYVVFIPKTPTIDRKSIAVLPFSNLSESKEDEYFSDGITEDVITQLTKIADLKVISRTSVMQYKGVDKNIPDIGKKLDVATVLEGSVRRAGNQVRIAAQLIDTHDEGLLWAETYDKEMADIFVIQSEIAVQIAMALKVKLSSPEKKQIEKKPTGNITAYDYYLKGREYYYRHYREAYEMAGGFFVKALELDSTFALAYAGLADVCAQRESADSAITLSRRAIAMDARLPEAYRSLGLAYYYKGWMQKSLEASLHAIRLNANHFPAIVNVGWVLIETNPVEALPWFKKAFMLDPTTATSASAIGTAYMVLGDEANAEKWFKQSIEIAPDYWRNYLKLWQLYSRGGRYDAAKEIEQKLLANAPNYLQATGLSYLLDHNYVQAKEYYEKTVSIDPKFRSLDLAYFYKKTGKEGEAQKIFDLFTKRCQANIERGNERYWPRYDMARISAALNRKAEAYEWLQKAIDAGWIEYRWGMTDPLLENLHNDKRFRQMMAHVKAKVDQMRQQVEMMEQR; this is encoded by the coding sequence ATGATCGGCCAAACCATATCACACTACAAAATCATCGAAAAACTCGGTGGCGGCGGCATGGGCGTCGTCTACAAAGCCGAAGATACCAAGCTGAAACGCCTTGTCGCTCTCAAGTTTTTGCCGCCGGAGTTGACTCGTGACGAGGAGGCGAAAGAGCGTTTCATTCACGAGGCACAAGCAGCTGCGGCGCTCGATCATCCCAACATTTGCGACATCCACGAAATCGGTGAGACCGAGGAGGGGCAGCTTTTCATCGTCATGGCGTATTATGCGGGTGAAACGCTGAAGAAGCAAATGGCAAGGGGCAAATTGCAGGTGGCGGAAGTCATCGACATTGCCATACAAGTTGCGCAGGGTTTGGCAAAGGCGCATGAACATGGCATGACGCATCGTGACATCAAGCCGGCCAACATCATGGTGACCAGTGAGGGCGCGGCCAAGATCGTGGATTTCGGTCTTGCCAAACTCGCTGGGCAAGTGCAGCTCACTAAAGCGGGCACAACCCTCGGCACCGCCGCTTACATGTCGCCGGAACAAACGCATGGCCAGGACGTGGATCATCGCGCCGACATTTGGGCATTCGGCGTCGTGCTCTATGAAATGCTCACCGGACAGTTGCCTTTCAAAGGCGAGTATGAGCAGGCGATCATCTACTCCATTCTCAACGAGACGCCGCATCCAATTGCCAGTTTGCGTGCAAACGTTCCCCCAGAACTCGAACGCATCGTCAATTTGTGCCTTGCCAAGAAAGCGACTGATCGCTATCAGCAAATGACTGAGCTCCTGGCCGATTTGCGCGCGCTCAAACAATCGCTGGAATATGGCGCTTCCCAACGATCACTCGCCGGAAGTGCGCAGCCGCCGCGAAAACTTGCCTATCTGTATGGCGCCGGTGTGGTGGTGTTGGCTTTGCTCGTCGGGTATGTAGTCTTTATCCCGAAGACCCCGACAATTGACCGAAAATCCATTGCCGTCCTTCCTTTCAGCAATCTGAGTGAGAGCAAAGAAGATGAATATTTCAGCGATGGGATAACCGAAGACGTCATTACACAGCTGACGAAGATCGCCGACCTGAAAGTGATTTCAAGGACGTCCGTGATGCAGTACAAAGGAGTCGACAAAAATATTCCTGATATTGGCAAGAAGCTTGACGTTGCAACAGTGCTTGAAGGGAGCGTCAGGCGTGCAGGAAACCAGGTTCGTATCGCTGCCCAGTTGATTGATACACATGATGAGGGATTGCTCTGGGCAGAAACTTATGATAAAGAGATGGCAGATATTTTTGTCATTCAATCTGAAATCGCAGTGCAGATCGCCATGGCGCTTAAGGTAAAACTTTCATCTCCCGAAAAGAAACAAATTGAAAAAAAGCCCACAGGAAACATCACAGCGTATGATTACTATCTCAAAGGGCGTGAATACTATTATCGGCATTACAGAGAAGCCTATGAGATGGCTGGTGGTTTCTTTGTGAAAGCGCTTGAGCTTGACTCAACCTTCGCTCTCGCCTACGCGGGGCTGGCTGATGTTTGCGCGCAGAGAGAATCGGCGGATTCCGCCATCACCCTGAGCCGGCGTGCGATAGCGATGGACGCGAGACTTCCTGAGGCCTATAGATCGTTGGGGCTCGCGTATTATTACAAAGGCTGGATGCAGAAATCCCTGGAAGCCAGCCTGCACGCGATAAGACTGAATGCAAATCACTTTCCCGCCATCGTCAATGTGGGTTGGGTGCTGATCGAAACCAATCCGGTTGAAGCCCTGCCCTGGTTCAAAAAGGCATTCATGCTGGATCCGACCACTGCGACCAGCGCGAGCGCCATTGGCACGGCCTATATGGTTCTTGGTGACGAGGCCAATGCAGAAAAATGGTTTAAGCAGTCCATAGAAATTGCGCCAGACTATTGGAGAAATTACTTGAAATTATGGCAGTTGTATTCGCGAGGAGGACGATATGATGCAGCTAAGGAAATCGAGCAGAAACTCTTAGCGAATGCGCCAAATTATCTCCAGGCTACAGGCCTGTCCTATCTTCTGGATCATAACTATGTACAGGCAAAGGAATACTATGAGAAAACAGTTTCAATCGATCCGAAATTTCGATCTTTAGATCTGGCGTACTTCTACAAAAAAACAGGTAAGGAAGGCGAAGCACAAAAGATATTCGATTTGTTTACCAAACGGTGTCAGGCGAATATCGAACGAGGAAATGAAAGGTACTGGCCACGCTATGATATGGCACGTATAAGTGCAGCTCTAAACAGGAAAGCGGAAGCTTATGAGTGGCTACAAAAAGCCATCGACGCTGGGTGGATCGAGTATCGCTGGGGGATGACTGATCCATTACTAGAAAATCTACACAACGATAAGCGGTTCAGGCAAATGATGGCACACGTAAAAGCGAAAGTGGACCAGATGCGCCAGCAGGTGGAAATGATGGAGCAGAGATGA
- a CDS encoding GyrI-like domain-containing protein, with protein MKKVTKVLLGVAAALVVAVVALIAVTYYYMTQGPDLSKYEHLKNPQIVTAPDQKMIVVEAKGDPNVAGSKAFATLFQVYFKTKGTAKGPGQLAPRARWPLAWDTPKSEWLGLYAMPVPETTTELPSFEAPRELKVSLTTWEYGEVAEILHMGPYDKEQPTVARLMEFIKTQGYEVAGEHEEEYLKGPTMFSRGDPEKYATIIRYRVRKTGQSNM; from the coding sequence ATGAAGAAAGTCACGAAAGTGCTGCTCGGTGTCGCTGCTGCTCTGGTCGTGGCTGTTGTTGCCCTCATCGCCGTGACCTATTATTACATGACACAGGGCCCGGATTTGTCCAAATACGAGCATCTCAAAAACCCGCAGATTGTAACAGCACCAGATCAGAAGATGATCGTGGTCGAGGCCAAAGGCGATCCCAATGTCGCCGGCAGCAAGGCATTTGCGACTTTGTTTCAAGTGTATTTCAAGACCAAGGGCACCGCCAAGGGGCCGGGCCAGCTTGCGCCGCGTGCGCGCTGGCCGCTGGCGTGGGATACTCCCAAATCGGAATGGCTGGGTTTATATGCCATGCCTGTTCCCGAAACAACCACCGAGCTGCCGAGCTTTGAAGCACCGCGGGAGTTGAAGGTTTCGTTGACAACCTGGGAGTATGGTGAGGTTGCGGAGATTCTGCATATGGGGCCTTATGACAAGGAGCAGCCCACCGTCGCGCGGTTGATGGAGTTCATCAAAACGCAAGGCTATGAGGTTGCCGGCGAGCATGAAGAAGAATATCTCAAAGGCCCGACGATGTTTTCCCGGGGCGATCCTGAAAAATACGCCACCATCATCCGCTATCGCGTGAGAAAAACCGGGCAGTCGAACATGTGA
- a CDS encoding NAD(P)/FAD-dependent oxidoreductase: MPRGAGAQISDNEFDAIIIGSGLGGLSCAAAFARQGFRPLVLEKHDRPGGYATTFTRPGGFEFDVSLHSTTVGERGGMHNLIPGFPEISEVEFVPHPNLYRIIFPEHDIRVPQRNLPGYIDLLAGHFPAEKTGIAALFADMQGLSEDINKFSRAAGQVDMMSFPAEYPHLFNCYSKTWEQMMAVRLRDPKLKAIVSALWVYYGLPPTQLASIFYALPTLGYLTGGGFYPRGRSQKISNAFVQFIEKHGGKVLLNQRVNEILVQDQIAVGVTTAEGKSYKSRVVISNANAHDTFHTLMKPQPALGEYLAKMAQFSVSLSSFQIFLGLKKDLINELGLQDTEIFFESGYDPEAGYRHSRNAEVENGGFALTLYDNVYAGYSPKGKNTLTIMTLQGYDHWQKYEADYFSNNKAAYRAEKERIADMLIDKVEQTLLPGLRKAIAVKEIGTPLTNVRYTGNYRGAIYGWDQTLDNSGPQRLPNATPIKNLYLAGAWTQPGHGYGGVIGSGLQCFGEVMKSW; encoded by the coding sequence TTGCCACGAGGCGCTGGCGCGCAAATAAGTGATAATGAATTTGACGCCATCATCATCGGCTCGGGACTCGGCGGACTGAGCTGCGCCGCAGCGTTCGCCCGCCAGGGATTCCGGCCACTGGTTTTGGAAAAGCACGATCGCCCCGGCGGATATGCCACGACGTTCACGCGGCCCGGCGGTTTTGAATTTGATGTGTCGTTGCATTCCACCACCGTCGGCGAACGCGGCGGCATGCACAATCTCATTCCCGGCTTTCCCGAAATCAGCGAAGTTGAATTTGTTCCTCATCCCAATCTGTATCGCATCATCTTTCCCGAACATGATATTCGCGTCCCCCAGCGCAATCTCCCCGGCTATATCGATCTGCTCGCCGGCCACTTCCCCGCAGAAAAGACGGGCATCGCAGCATTGTTCGCCGACATGCAAGGGCTGTCCGAGGATATCAATAAATTTTCACGCGCCGCGGGCCAAGTGGACATGATGAGCTTTCCGGCTGAATATCCGCATCTGTTCAACTGCTACAGCAAAACCTGGGAGCAGATGATGGCCGTGCGCCTTCGCGATCCCAAATTAAAAGCCATCGTCTCGGCGCTGTGGGTGTATTACGGTCTGCCGCCCACGCAGCTTGCCAGCATCTTCTACGCCTTGCCGACACTGGGTTATCTCACCGGCGGCGGGTTTTATCCGCGCGGCCGTTCGCAGAAGATCAGCAATGCTTTTGTGCAGTTCATCGAAAAGCACGGCGGCAAGGTTTTGCTGAACCAGCGTGTAAACGAAATTCTGGTGCAAGATCAAATTGCCGTGGGTGTCACCACTGCAGAGGGCAAATCCTACAAAAGCAGAGTTGTGATATCCAATGCCAACGCCCACGACACGTTTCACACGCTGATGAAGCCGCAGCCGGCGCTCGGCGAGTATCTCGCGAAAATGGCGCAATTCAGCGTTAGCCTGTCGAGTTTTCAAATCTTTCTCGGATTGAAGAAGGATTTGATCAACGAGCTTGGCCTCCAGGACACGGAAATCTTTTTCGAGTCCGGATACGATCCTGAAGCTGGCTATCGGCATTCGCGCAACGCGGAGGTGGAGAACGGCGGCTTTGCGCTGACGCTTTATGACAATGTGTATGCCGGCTATTCGCCGAAAGGCAAGAACACGCTCACGATCATGACGTTGCAGGGCTATGATCATTGGCAGAAGTATGAAGCGGATTATTTCAGCAACAACAAAGCAGCGTATCGCGCCGAAAAAGAGCGCATCGCGGACATGCTCATCGACAAAGTGGAGCAGACGCTGTTGCCCGGCTTGCGCAAGGCCATCGCTGTGAAGGAGATCGGCACGCCGCTGACCAACGTGCGTTACACCGGCAACTATCGCGGCGCGATTTACGGCTGGGATCAAACGCTCGACAACTCCGGACCACAACGCTTGCCGAATGCCACGCCGATCAAAAATCTCTATCTCGCCGGTGCGTGGACGCAGCCCGGCCACGGCTACGGCGGCGTGATTGGCAGCGGCCTGCAGTGTTTTGGTGAGGTTATGAAGAGCTGGTGA